The window GCGCTCCAGAGTTCAGTCCAGCCCAGAGTCCAGAGTCCAGCGTGCAGTCTGCGAGGTATGACTCCTCGTCAAGCAAGGGTGAGGCTGAGCACTTGGTCACGAACGCACTGTCCGAGCAGTCAGGGCAATGCtcatacctacctagtacttgcagtaataaaTGGTAATAAATGGCAAttcgtgtacggagtaccacacacacacataagtactgtacttacacttaaGTACACACCAAAGTACCATGCACGTaaaggtacttgtacacactAAAGGCCTATTACAGGTACGTACGTGCAACTAATACCTGCTTCGTCAACGGACTGCCGCCCCGTAACCAAGGCGCGATATTCATACACCTACCGAGCCgcctacaagtaagtatgtgtCGGCGCCAGTCGTATGGGGTGAGTGCAACTCAACGATAGCCCGTTCCCTCGTTCTCCGTATTTGAAGCCAGGcggcgtacatgtatactcATTCCATCGTGtaagtatgcaagtactttctCGCATGTATGATGTTGCGTAGCGTCAGTCCACCTGCATGAGCGGACATGTTTGCGTACGAGTCTCGGTGTACAGTGAGTGTATACTTATGCACAGTTGGCCGTAGGTAGGTGCAGTTCTCGTACTTCGATATAATTACTGCAgaatactgtaggtacagtacggaagGCGAAGAGTTAAGtacacagtactccgtacttgcacttgctgAATTTCTGTCCACCTATTGCCAtgaatacttacttgtattactttGTCCTCCGTGTTTCGGAATGCTGTATTcaaagtacaactagttACACGGAGAACGAGACATGTCAATCAACGGAGTACTTCATAATTTTACACGgattaagtacttacttaccgtacattgtgcatgcacagtatttctccgtacttgtacattacagtacatgcaccgagTACCCTGAACATTCGCCGATCTCGTCCGTTTTGATCCTTCCGTCGCCGTATCCGCTTCCAATGGTACGCTGGAACATCATTCCGCCAGTTGATACCCGTTCGAATctactgtacgccgtacaaAAAGTCCCTACTTCTGCACACAATAAACTCCAAAATATGCGTACTGTCTGTGCTGCTTGCAACCTCATACGCGTACGAAGCACGATTTACCTGTAGATTCTCTCTCGTTTTTGCCATCAAACCGGCTGGATAataacatgtacttacatgcgcAAGCAAACCTCCTGAAATGATATGCaccactactccgtacatgtacagtactgtacacacactagtacacctgcaagtacttgccgtgTGTGTCGTACTCGCAAATgaacgtacttgcacaaacGATTCACTGTGATCCTTCTCCAGAATGGACCCCGGCCCAGGATACGACGAGATCGCGCCACTCACTCGGCGCGGGCCGACCTGTCACCAGGAGGATTCGGGCATCTTGGTTATGGCCAATCCGTGGGCCGTCTCAATCGATCATTGCCTTCCTCAAGCGGCGCTGGAGTGCGCGTTCGGACTTGTCCCGAATCGCAAACGTGATGTCATTGTACGAAACGCCAGCGATGCtttgccgccatcgccgccgtggcccaATCAGGCCCTCCCTTCCTTCGAGATGCATGAGAGGCATTTTCTCAATGCATGTTCCAATCTACAACCAGTTTACCTATCCCTGGGCCCATCTTTCGCGTTCGCCGTCAGTCCGCGGTAGGAGCACGTAGTATGGATAGGAAGACCCGAATACTGACCACTGACCATACAGGTAGCAGAACTGGCCAAGACATTGACGCATGCCCTGTGTGGGTGATGCATTCACTTGACCCCAGCCACCTTGGAAGCGGATGATCGGTACGGGGTACAAGTGTGCTTGAATCGTATTTGGCCCTTGCCATTCATGTTCAACGGTGTTCATTACCAATGCTCCGGCCCTTGTGCCTCAGCGCAACCCGCACCCGACTCGTTTGACATGTATCTGGGCATGACGTTCATCCATCCAATGATGGCCACCAGCCAACGTTGCGGCGCATGCACGCGTCCTGGATGAGAGCCGGGGGGAGGTGCGTGCATACGTTCGTGTCTCCGATGCCGGCATTCCAGGTCGATTACGACTCAACGACAGTTGCGGCTGGCTTGTAAAAACCCCTCCGTTGATGAGACTAGCTTCTCTTCCCGACAACGTTCATTCCCTTGCTTTCGTTGACGCACCCTTGCCGGATCTCGCTACAAATCGAGGCACCCCGTGTGCGTCAGGATGACGGCTGAGAGCCTGATgcgacggagacggacgaaCTGCCAGTCTCGACATCGTTCTTGAATCTGGCTAGAAatctgccgacgacggggatCCTGCGTCCCGCCGTGGCAGAAAGCGGCTCATCTCGCAAGCTTTCGCTCAAGACGCGACCAAACGTCCTCGCACCCCTCGGTGCCAAATGTCCAATTTTCCCAATGGGAATGCTAAGCCCGTGAACGACCTGGTGTAGATTCAGATTGGCGGCAGCTccaacgaggaggagacATACATGACTCACCACGCTGCTGAGGGTCAAGAACCAAACGACGACCCGAATCGTTTCCGCGAGATTGATCACGTCACTCCGCGGGACGCCATCCTCGTTCGTCAGGTGCTCCTGGATGAACTCCAAGCTGATGAACAGATAGAAGACGGCAGAGACGCCGATGGGGCCGAAGAAGCCGACGAAGatggcctgcctgcctcgctCGATCTGATGAATCCACTTGTGCATACCAAAGACCCAGGGTAGCCGCCTCagaaggaggacgaggatgccgaggatgacgagtcGGGCCGTCGAGATGACGGCATTGTCGCCGAAGAGGCTCCACGGTAGAACGGCGCCGTACCACAGGAATATGGTCACGTTGAGGAGCATGTCGATGGTCGGCTGCAAGGAGTCATCCTTCGTCTGCAGTCGGAACCAGTCATCCCAGGTGAAGACGTTTCCCGCGATGAAGCaggcgaggacgtcgtcgcttccgacgaggccgcaggtaccgaggacgaagagggcgagggcgagggcgaagacgaggaagcTTTCGCGGTCGACGTAGTTGCGCTCCTCGGCCCAGTGAAGAAGCTCCTTGCCGATCCAGCCGACCACGGCGCCGTACAGAATGCTGAGGGCGATGGTGTACCCCCACGTGTAGGCAAACCAGAGACccatggcatcggcggcgccgccgtgcgTGGCGGCCGGGCCGACATACTTGATGAGGTAGAGGGCGAAGAAGAGAAAGGGGTAGCCCAGGCCGTCGTTGGCGCCCGACTCGGCGATGATGAGGTTCTGGAGGTCCTTGGGGATGTTTTGGTCGGCAAATTTGCCCTTGACTATGACCGCCGAGAGGACGGGATCCGTCGGCGTGACGCACGCTCccacggcgagggcgtgCAGGAAGCTTGGCGTGCCGGCGAGAGCCCAGACGAGCAGGCTAGTCGCCAACCACATGCACGCCATGCCcgggccgacgagcagcaggatCGACTTCCATTCGGTCTTGAGATACTTGCTGGGCAACTGGACGCCAGCCAAGACGAGCTGGACGCCCAGGACGAGGCGCGAGAAGTTGAGTGTCATGGCACCCAACTTGTCCTCGCAGGCCAGTTCGGAAACACCTTCCTGGCCGCACTCGGCGTAATCCCTCGGTCGTATGAAGTCGGCTCCATCGGGTCCAAAGGCGACGCCTACGAGGAGAGATATGACTATTCCCCCCCTGCCGAGTCAGCCTCGAGATTCGCAGCGCAGCGTGCGACGGCTTGCTGAacctcggccggccatgtcaccggccgccgccgtgggcgTGGGGGCAAGGTGGCACTCACGAGCCTCGGAGAGATAATAATTCTCTTTGAGGAGGAAagagacgaggccgaagagCGATATGAAGCCGCCCAGGAAGGCCACGATGATGTTGAAGTTGGACAGTTGAAGGGGAACCGCCCACAGGTTCCGTGCCATTCCGGCCGCAAACGATGTTAGCAGCAGGCGGGAAGGGGAGAGGCGGCAGCAgcgacaaggacgacgacggcggttgCGATTTCAGAGAAGATCATGGCTCCGGTTTTCTGGAGCGGTTTTATGGAAGAGAAAATTGCACCGATCATTCGCAACGGTAGCGGTGACGAACGAAACGGCGAAGACGAGTTTGTTGTTGCAGTTGGAAGGAGGGTGTGGGTTGCCTACACGTGCACGAACAACCTTGGGAGGAAAACAGGCCATGCCTATTGCAATGTTTTAGGCCAGGCACACAGTGAACAGTGATGGCGCATAGTGCTGGCGATGGCTGAAATGGTGCTGCCTGGTCAGGTCCACAGGGACCCATCCACTGTTCTGGACCGCTGTGGAAGGTGAGCTGAGAACCCACGCCGGGGAACCTAGAGAACCTGCACTCTCATGCATGAATATGCCGCCAACACGCTAtcacagcacatgtacaggtacggtaCGCCCAAGCTACAACGTCGAGATTGCAGGCAAACGTGTCCGCCGTCTGATGGCAGGTGGCTCTCATATCTCCTGGCCATGGTGTGTCCATGCCGACTACCCTGTTCATGACATCCACCAAAATCCATCAATCTATCGGTCCATCCGTCGTTTCCGAGTAGGTTTGAACAGATTCGTCTCCGAACAATTCGCTCCTTTCGCAATCATCTACCGCACAAGGGGAAAGGGGGCGGTGGCGTTCGAAGTCTGCTTCACATGCTGGCCATGAACAGACGGCCTTCGCCTCCCGTGACAGGTGGCAGACGAGTCCAACCTGGCTGGCTCCTACAGAGCCTCGTGCGATGCTTGGTCGTCCCAACATGCATTTGACCATTGACAGCTCCTGCTCTCGCCGCACGATGAAGAGGCAATAATGGAGGAGCTCAGCAGGCGAGATGAACGGTCCCATTGCCACATGCGCCCGCGCACGCACGCCTCCCCTTACCGCACGCTCGtgagcctcgccgccttttTGCCGCTCAATGCCCCCTTGTTTCTCGCCGGTCGGGCAAGAATGACGAGCCGTCACTGTCAACTGGGCCGCAGCGCCGATTTGGCCCcccggacggcgaggctgtCCGCCGCCATGTTGCCCCTACTCGTCGCGTGACCCTTCACCCAGCGGTAGTACGTGTTGGCtccggccgccgtccgctCATCCATCCTATCCAGAACGGCGCGGATGATGTCCTGGTTCTTGACCTGGCCTCCGTTGGCCGTCATCCATCCCTTTTGCTTCCATCCCACGGCCCACTGCGTAACGGCGTTGATGGAGTACTGGCTGTCGGTGATGATGCGAACCGTCTGGTTCGTCGGGGCAATCTCGAGCGCTCGCAGCAGAGCCATCAGCTCGGCTCGCTGGTTCGTCTGcggctcgccctcgagaCGCTCCGACAAGTTTCGAggatcgccgtcgccgaagaagacgccgatgccggcccTCGCCCCGAGCTTGCCGTTTGCCAGGCTGCTTCCGTCCGTGTAAATCTccacggcatcgtcgactggcggtgccggcgccaCTACTGCCCTCCTCGTTTGTTTCGCAGCCGGCACCACCACCGGTGCCTCAATCTTCTCCGGAACGCTCTCCCCCAACGCCTCGATGGCTTCCCTGCTTCCGAACTGCTTGATGTAGGCGACCGCTTCGCCTCGCTTGCCGAATCGCTTGTACTTGGGGCCTTTCACTCCCTTGATCGCCATGGCGGCCTCATCCCAGGTCTTGTAGATGCCTGTTggcgagccgacggcgacggcataGAACCGATCCGGCTCGTTGGCGGGCGCCGAAACTTTCTTGCCGGCCACAAACGCCTCGGCATCATCTCTCGACGTAAAAGACTTGACTATGTGACAAAGGCCGATTAGCAGTGCTCGCTAGGCATTGGTACCGTATCGGAATCCTATCGGCGGCAGGAGGAGCATGCATTGGGCCACACTTACAGACGGCGCCCTTGAACCCAGCTGTTTGGCTGGAACATTCTGCGTAGTTGAGATAAACGCCGGGTTTGTGCCCTGCCTGGACTGCGTAAAACTTTTGCATCCCATCCGTCTTCCGCTTCTTCAACGCGGCCGACTCCGTGACGAGCCCCAACCCCGGCGCAGACCTCTTTTTGTTCATCATAGCTTCTCCTCCTTGTGTGGtggagacggcgaggaaaGCGAAGATCGACAGGTCAAACGAAGCGCAGCCACGTGCACACGCTCGCACCAATCCAGGCGCTCTGCGGAGGGGGAGTCGCGCTCGCAatcctgctgctgccactGTGCTGTAAGCTGCAGCTCGGGTACCGGCCTGTCGTGATGGTTGTTTGGCTGGTGGTTGTTTGGAGTCCAGTCGTTGGTCGCTGAGGTTGCACGAGGTTAACGGCGACGCAAGAGTCAGACACCGGGCATTATAGACTATGGGTGATCTGCACCACCACGAGACGATTATGCGGTGAAGGGTGGGAATGAGTTGTCGGGAAAGGATGTGAGCTGAGGACTGCAGCGAAAGAATGGAGAGAAAGAGAAAGAGAAAGAATTAAGGAAAAGGGGAGAacggggaagggggggggggggggggggggggtaatAGAAGGAAATGCAGCTCCCCCAGGCCACCTCGTGATGGCAGCAAACCGGCtagaggaggggggggggggggcatgcAATCAGGCCCAAAGTGGGTGACAGAAAAAGAGGATCCGCATATTAGCATACAGAAGACATACTTACTCTAACGCATCGACCAAATTgagtgctgctgctgaaaATACAAGCAACAAAACCGGCTATGTTCTATGGAGTAAATCCAGCAACCAACAGTCATATAAATCAATTAGTTACAATTCCCATCACTGAACCTGGCGACGGAGGTGCAACAAGGGTAATGCAACATGCCTCTTTTGTCCAAGGTTTTTTTggccccgcccccccccccccccccctcccctctccccctttctcctcctctcctccccacCACCCTCTTCGCAGTTGATCCAGCAGAAATGCTTATTAGTGACAtcgcacccccccccccccccccccagcctCCCATCCCGCGTAGGCAATTGCAGGTTGACGCATCACCCACGCCGACTATGCTGACCGTGTTGAGTGTCAagcatgccgtcggcggctccatGAGGACGACAGGTGCAAAGGTGATAGAACTGGTGTACAATGCATGGTGGCAATCGTGTATTGTTTTCATCATCCAGCGCTGATCATAGCGCGCTCTGGCAGATCTATTGCAGCGGGTAAAAGCCTGTCGTGAGGCAAGAATGCAACGCTCTCCCGCATATCTTCTCCAAGCCTGTCTGTCCAtttgccatgccatgccgtCTTTGTCGTACATGTGAAAAGCGACTGCAAGCCCTGCCATGAGTGCACAGAGGACTATCTAAACCCCCTCTGCGAACCCCCCAACCAACCGTAGACTATTCAGCAGATCTAA of the Drechmeria coniospora strain ARSEF 6962 chromosome 01, whole genome shotgun sequence genome contains:
- a CDS encoding RNase H domain protein, which encodes MNKKRSAPGLGLVTESAALKKRKTDGMQKFYAVQAGHKPGVYLNYAECSSQTAGFKGAVFKSFTSRDDAEAFVAGKKVSAPANEPDRFYAVAVGSPTGIYKTWDEAAMAIKGVKGPKYKRFGKRGEAVAYIKQFGSREAIEALGESVPEKIEAPVVVPAAKQTRRAVVAPAPPVDDAVEIYTDGSSLANGKLGARAGIGVFFGDGDPRNLSERLEGEPQTNQRAELMALLRALEIAPTNQTVRIITDSQYSINAVTQWAVGWKQKGWMTANGGQVKNQDIIRAVLDRMDERTAAGANTYYRWVKGHATSRGNMAADSLAVRGAKSALRPS